A single window of Cytobacillus luteolus DNA harbors:
- the typA gene encoding translational GTPase TypA — MNIRNDIRNIAIIAHVDHGKTTLVDKLLHQSGTFRTNEQVEERAMDSNAIERERGITILAKNTAINYKDKRINIMDTPGHADFGGEVERIMKMVDGVLLVVDAYEGCMPQTRFVLKKALEQKLTPIVVVNKIDRDFARPAEVVDEVIDLFIELDATEEQLEFPVIYASAINGTASANPEKQDENMESLFEAILEHIPAPVDNSDEPLQFQVALLDYNDYLGRIGIGRVFRGTMKVGEQVALMKLDGSVKQFRVTKMFGFIGLKRIEIQEAKAGDLVAVSGMEDINVGETVCPVTHQDALPVLRIDEPTLQMTFLVNNSPFAGKEGKFVTARKIEERLRAQLETDVSLRVENTDSPDAWVVSGRGELHLSILIENMRREGFELQVSKPEVIVRVIDGVRSEPVERVQIDVPEEHTGSIMESIGARKGEMLDMINNGNGQVRLIFMVPARGLIGYTTEFLTLTRGFGIINHSFDSYQPMASGQVGGRRQGVLISMESGKASQYGIMGIEDRGTIFVEPGTDVYEGMIVGEHTRENDLTVNVVKVKQMTNMRSANKDQTTTMKKPRLMSLEESLEYLNDDEYCEITPESIRLRKKILDKNERERVTKKKKLAEAAK; from the coding sequence TTGAACATTCGCAATGATATCCGTAATATCGCGATTATTGCCCACGTTGACCATGGGAAAACTACTTTGGTTGATAAGTTATTACATCAATCTGGAACATTTAGGACTAATGAACAGGTTGAAGAACGTGCCATGGACTCAAATGCAATTGAACGTGAGCGTGGAATAACAATTTTAGCGAAAAATACGGCAATTAACTATAAAGATAAGCGCATTAATATCATGGACACACCTGGTCACGCTGACTTCGGTGGAGAAGTAGAACGTATCATGAAAATGGTTGATGGAGTTCTACTTGTTGTTGATGCATATGAAGGCTGTATGCCACAAACACGTTTCGTGTTAAAAAAGGCGTTAGAACAAAAGCTTACTCCAATCGTTGTTGTGAACAAAATTGACCGTGATTTTGCTCGCCCAGCTGAAGTTGTTGATGAAGTAATTGACCTATTCATTGAATTAGATGCTACAGAGGAGCAATTAGAGTTCCCTGTAATTTATGCTTCGGCAATCAATGGAACAGCTAGTGCAAATCCTGAAAAACAAGATGAAAATATGGAATCGCTTTTTGAAGCTATTTTAGAGCATATTCCTGCACCAGTTGATAATAGTGACGAACCACTTCAATTCCAAGTTGCCCTTTTAGATTACAATGACTACCTAGGTCGTATTGGAATCGGTCGTGTTTTCCGTGGAACTATGAAGGTTGGCGAGCAAGTAGCTCTTATGAAGTTAGACGGTAGCGTAAAACAATTCCGTGTTACTAAGATGTTTGGTTTCATTGGCTTAAAGCGAATTGAAATCCAGGAAGCAAAAGCTGGGGATTTAGTTGCAGTATCAGGAATGGAAGACATTAACGTCGGTGAAACTGTGTGTCCTGTAACTCACCAGGATGCCCTACCTGTGCTTAGAATTGATGAGCCAACACTACAAATGACATTCCTAGTTAACAATAGTCCATTTGCTGGTAAGGAAGGTAAATTTGTAACTGCTCGTAAAATCGAAGAGAGACTACGTGCTCAATTAGAAACTGATGTAAGTTTACGTGTTGAAAATACAGATTCACCTGATGCTTGGGTCGTTTCAGGACGTGGAGAACTTCACTTATCTATCTTAATTGAGAATATGCGTCGTGAAGGCTTTGAGCTTCAAGTATCAAAACCAGAAGTTATTGTACGTGTAATTGATGGTGTTCGTTCTGAGCCAGTAGAACGAGTTCAAATTGATGTTCCTGAAGAACATACTGGTTCTATTATGGAGTCAATTGGTGCACGTAAAGGTGAAATGCTTGATATGATTAATAATGGAAATGGCCAAGTAAGGTTAATTTTCATGGTTCCTGCAAGAGGGCTAATTGGTTATACTACTGAATTCTTAACTCTTACTAGAGGTTTCGGTATTATCAACCATTCATTTGATAGCTACCAGCCTATGGCTTCGGGTCAAGTAGGTGGCCGTAGACAAGGTGTTCTTATTTCTATGGAGAGCGGTAAAGCGAGTCAATATGGAATTATGGGAATTGAAGATCGTGGTACGATTTTCGTTGAACCTGGTACTGATGTTTATGAAGGTATGATTGTTGGGGAACATACACGTGAAAATGACTTAACAGTTAACGTAGTTAAAGTTAAGCAAATGACAAATATGCGTTCTGCAAACAAAGATCAAACGACAACAATGAAAAAACCTCGTTTAATGTCACTTGAGGAATCTCTTGAGTATTTAAATGATGATGAATATTGTGAAATTACACCTGAATCTATTCGTCTTCGCAAAAAGATTCTAGATAAAAACGAACGTGAAAGAGTTACGAAGAAAAAGAAATTAGCAGAAGCAGCAAAATAA
- a CDS encoding YlaF family protein, protein MNSINFPMLGIALLTAICIMLIGVSIALRSVLGIVLSIVAVFIVTGFGFVTKKKLREKGRI, encoded by the coding sequence ATGAATTCAATCAACTTCCCGATGCTAGGTATTGCTTTATTAACTGCAATTTGCATTATGCTTATTGGAGTTTCTATTGCTTTACGCAGTGTATTAGGTATAGTGTTGTCAATCGTAGCGGTTTTTATTGTTACGGGTTTTGGCTTTGTTACCAAGAAAAAGCTTCGTGAAAAAGGCAGGATTTAA
- a CDS encoding GNAT family N-acetyltransferase: MKPIEMAPHHLDFFTILIEDSPLWKENELKDLSLDAYMHGYTSLQGDWQVWLDKGILIGITFTVNKAPSNNKMWLGTILIAKEHRNKGFARRIIKELAIKALSKGDEAIFCGIPIEINEWSMFLGNCGFEQFKIEKDKTGQNYLVFVYPL, from the coding sequence ATGAAACCAATTGAAATGGCTCCTCACCATTTAGATTTCTTTACCATCCTGATAGAGGATAGTCCTCTTTGGAAGGAGAATGAATTAAAAGATTTGTCACTGGATGCATATATGCATGGTTATACTTCTTTACAAGGGGACTGGCAGGTATGGTTAGACAAAGGTATTCTTATTGGAATAACCTTTACTGTTAATAAGGCACCTTCAAATAATAAAATGTGGCTTGGAACCATATTAATTGCGAAAGAGCATAGGAATAAAGGATTTGCAAGGAGAATTATCAAAGAACTTGCGATTAAAGCTCTCTCAAAAGGAGACGAGGCAATATTTTGCGGGATACCAATCGAAATAAACGAATGGTCCATGTTTTTAGGGAATTGCGGTTTTGAGCAATTTAAAATTGAAAAAGATAAAACCGGTCAAAATTATTTAGTATTCGTGTATCCATTATAA
- a CDS encoding inositol monophosphatase family protein: protein MGDLNEMYRNGVKWTREAGKRIRDSFQTKLTIHTKSNADDLVTNIDRETEQFFIQHIKASYPTHKIMGEEGFGDKLESLQGFVWIIDPIDGTMNFIHQQRNFAISVALYEDGVGKFGMVYDVVHDELYHAIRGNGAFLNDDPIPELPFVELNKAILGINATWVTDNKRIDSSILAPLVKSVRGTRSYGAATLEFVYVVTGRLDAYISMRLSPWDFAAGAILIEEVGGIVTTLDGNSLNFLGENTILVTNKSLHKTIVEDYVLK, encoded by the coding sequence ATGGGTGATTTAAATGAAATGTATAGAAATGGAGTCAAGTGGACCCGTGAGGCAGGAAAGCGGATTCGAGATTCATTTCAAACGAAATTAACAATCCACACTAAATCAAATGCTGATGACTTAGTCACAAACATAGACCGAGAAACTGAACAATTTTTTATACAGCATATAAAAGCTTCATACCCTACCCATAAAATAATGGGTGAAGAAGGGTTTGGTGATAAGCTTGAATCGCTTCAAGGATTTGTATGGATTATCGATCCTATTGATGGAACAATGAATTTTATCCATCAACAAAGAAACTTTGCCATTTCAGTAGCTTTATATGAGGACGGGGTTGGAAAGTTTGGTATGGTTTATGATGTTGTGCATGATGAACTTTATCATGCCATTCGTGGAAATGGAGCTTTTTTAAATGATGATCCTATTCCAGAGCTTCCTTTTGTTGAGTTGAATAAAGCTATTTTAGGAATAAACGCTACATGGGTAACCGACAACAAACGAATCGATTCATCCATATTAGCTCCACTTGTTAAGTCAGTGAGGGGAACAAGATCTTATGGAGCAGCTACTCTTGAATTTGTGTATGTCGTTACTGGGAGACTTGATGCCTATATCTCAATGAGACTATCTCCATGGGATTTTGCAGCAGGAGCAATCCTTATAGAAGAAGTGGGAGGCATTGTTACAACGTTAGATGGAAATTCATTAAATTTCTTAGGGGAAAACACAATACTTGTAACGAACAAAAGTTTACATAAAACGATAGTAGAGGATTATGTTCTAAAGTAG
- a CDS encoding YktB family protein: MDFKGFTNEDFNVFTIEGLDARMEALKETIRPKLEALGEHFSPTLSTIVGEEMFFHVAKHARRSVNPPKDTWVAFANNKRGYKMVPHFQIGLWETHLFIWFAVIYEANGKEMFGKSLEKNITKINELIPSDFVWSMDHTKPEVISNQGLSQDDLLSMFTRLQTVKKAEILCGITIDRNTAVEMTSDQFIQKVDDTFKQLIPLYQLSSNSK, translated from the coding sequence ATGGATTTTAAAGGTTTTACGAATGAGGATTTTAATGTATTTACGATTGAGGGTTTAGATGCCCGAATGGAGGCACTTAAAGAAACCATCCGACCAAAGCTTGAGGCTTTAGGAGAGCATTTTTCTCCTACATTATCAACCATAGTTGGAGAAGAAATGTTCTTTCATGTTGCTAAACATGCGAGAAGATCTGTTAATCCACCTAAAGATACCTGGGTTGCGTTTGCAAATAATAAAAGAGGGTATAAAATGGTCCCACATTTCCAGATAGGATTATGGGAAACACATCTTTTCATTTGGTTTGCTGTGATTTATGAAGCAAACGGCAAAGAAATGTTTGGAAAGTCGTTAGAAAAAAATATAACTAAAATTAATGAGTTAATCCCTAGCGATTTTGTTTGGTCAATGGATCATACAAAACCTGAGGTGATATCGAATCAAGGGCTATCTCAGGATGACTTATTATCCATGTTCACCCGTCTGCAAACAGTAAAAAAAGCAGAAATTTTATGCGGTATAACAATTGACAGAAATACTGCAGTGGAAATGACATCTGACCAGTTTATTCAAAAAGTTGATGACACGTTTAAACAACTCATTCCCTTATACCAACTATCTAGTAATTCTAAATAA
- a CDS encoding UPF0223 family protein, translated as MDYQYPISPDWKTEEIIDVINFYQSVEKAYEKGINREDLMITYRRFKEIVPSKAEEKQIDREFEEISGYSSYRVIKKAKEAEGNVTIKG; from the coding sequence TTGGATTATCAATACCCGATTTCACCTGACTGGAAAACAGAAGAAATCATTGATGTTATAAATTTTTATCAGTCAGTAGAAAAAGCATATGAGAAAGGAATTAATCGTGAGGATTTAATGATTACATATCGAAGATTTAAAGAAATTGTCCCTAGTAAAGCTGAAGAAAAACAGATAGACCGCGAGTTTGAAGAAATAAGCGGATATTCTTCATATAGGGTTATTAAGAAAGCGAAAGAAGCAGAGGGAAATGTAACTATTAAGGGTTAA
- a CDS encoding NAD(P)H-dependent flavin oxidoreductase encodes MNWETRVTKLLGIQYPIVQGGLAYLAYADLAAAVSNAGGLGQITAMSLDGPEELREEIRKVKEKTSKPFGVNFAIGQHGRPFSHMLDVAIEENVPVVSMTGGNPTPVFDQLKGTDIKKLVLVAAKRQAIKAQELGADAVMVVGQEGGGHLGKDDTGTFVLIPQVVESVSIPVIASGGIGDGRGLMAALSLGAEGIEMGTRFIATKECIHAHPTYKEALVKGSESDTVVIKRSLGAPGRAIGNEWTKKILELEKMNCGYEGLKDYISGISNKRYIYDGEINEGYAWAGQVMGLIHDIPSVKQLFERMILEGEEIRRKWQ; translated from the coding sequence ATGAATTGGGAAACTCGAGTAACGAAACTTCTAGGAATACAATATCCAATTGTTCAAGGTGGACTCGCTTATCTAGCTTATGCAGATTTAGCTGCAGCGGTGTCAAACGCTGGTGGATTAGGACAAATCACGGCTATGTCATTAGATGGTCCAGAGGAACTTCGTGAAGAAATAAGAAAAGTTAAAGAGAAAACGTCTAAGCCATTTGGTGTAAATTTTGCTATCGGGCAGCATGGGCGACCTTTTTCACATATGCTTGATGTTGCAATTGAAGAAAATGTTCCGGTTGTGTCCATGACTGGTGGAAATCCTACTCCAGTATTCGACCAATTAAAGGGTACGGACATAAAAAAACTCGTTTTAGTGGCTGCCAAACGTCAAGCAATAAAGGCACAAGAGCTTGGAGCAGATGCTGTAATGGTTGTAGGTCAAGAAGGAGGCGGTCATTTAGGAAAAGATGATACTGGTACTTTTGTGTTGATTCCTCAGGTTGTAGAAAGTGTAAGCATCCCTGTAATTGCTTCCGGTGGAATTGGTGATGGAAGAGGTCTAATGGCAGCTCTTAGTTTAGGGGCTGAAGGAATTGAAATGGGAACACGTTTTATAGCTACCAAAGAATGTATTCATGCTCACCCAACTTATAAAGAGGCTCTAGTGAAGGGTTCTGAAAGTGATACAGTCGTTATAAAAAGATCGCTAGGAGCACCAGGAAGAGCTATTGGAAATGAATGGACAAAGAAAATCCTTGAATTAGAAAAAATGAATTGTGGCTATGAAGGTTTAAAAGATTATATTAGTGGTATTTCAAATAAGAGGTATATTTATGATGGAGAAATTAATGAGGGATATGCCTGGGCAGGGCAAGTAATGGGCTTAATACATGATATCCCTTCCGTTAAGCAGTTATTTGAACGTATGATCTTAGAAGGGGAAGAAATACGTAGGAAATGGCAATAA
- a CDS encoding aminotransferase class I/II-fold pyridoxal phosphate-dependent enzyme, with amino-acid sequence MSQSETPLFSGLVNHSKRNPVQFHIPGHKKGTGIDPEFRNFIGDNALSIDLINIGPLDDLHQPKGMIKKAQDLAAEAFGADHTFFSVQGTSGAIMTMVMAVCGPGDKIIVPRNVHKSVMSAIVFSGAVPVFIHPEIDKDLGISHGITTDSVEKALEQHPDAKGVLVINPTYFGISADLKQIVEIAHSYEVPVLVDEAHGVHIHFHEKLPLSAMQAGADMAATSVHKLGGSMTQSSILNVKEGLVSPKRVQSIISMLTTTSTSYLLLASLDVARRRLVMEGHDLIEEAIRLAEKTRKEINEIENLYCIGREIVGSKATFDYDPTKLIISVKALGITGYEVEGWLREKYNIEVELSDLYNILCIITPGDTEKETAILINALKEMANELKQHSDVDHKPAVLLPNIPRLALTPRDAFYAETEVVPFDQSAGRIIAEFIMVYPPGIPIFIPGEIITEENLTYIKKNIEVGLPVQGPEDSELSTLRVIKEHRAIE; translated from the coding sequence TTGTCACAATCAGAAACACCATTATTCAGTGGATTAGTTAATCATTCAAAAAGAAACCCTGTTCAATTTCATATTCCTGGCCATAAAAAGGGCACCGGAATTGACCCTGAATTCCGAAATTTTATAGGAGATAATGCTCTATCAATTGACTTAATCAATATCGGACCGTTGGATGATCTTCATCAACCAAAAGGGATGATTAAAAAAGCACAAGACCTTGCAGCAGAAGCATTTGGTGCTGATCATACGTTTTTCTCTGTTCAAGGTACAAGTGGAGCAATCATGACAATGGTTATGGCAGTCTGTGGACCTGGGGATAAAATTATCGTTCCAAGAAATGTTCATAAGTCTGTTATGTCAGCGATTGTTTTTTCAGGTGCTGTTCCAGTTTTCATCCACCCAGAAATTGATAAGGACTTAGGAATATCTCATGGTATAACAACGGATTCTGTTGAAAAGGCACTTGAACAACACCCTGACGCAAAAGGTGTTCTAGTAATAAACCCAACCTATTTTGGGATATCTGCAGATTTAAAGCAAATTGTTGAAATTGCTCATTCCTATGAAGTTCCTGTATTAGTCGATGAAGCTCATGGTGTACACATTCATTTCCATGAAAAGCTTCCATTATCTGCAATGCAAGCCGGTGCTGATATGGCAGCTACCAGTGTTCATAAATTAGGTGGATCAATGACTCAAAGTTCGATTTTAAATGTAAAAGAAGGCCTTGTTTCACCAAAACGTGTTCAGTCGATTATAAGTATGCTTACAACAACATCTACATCGTACTTATTATTAGCCTCTCTTGATGTAGCAAGAAGACGACTCGTGATGGAAGGTCATGACCTAATTGAAGAAGCTATTCGACTTGCTGAAAAAACACGTAAAGAAATAAATGAGATTGAAAATCTTTATTGTATTGGTAGAGAAATTGTTGGTTCAAAGGCAACGTTTGATTATGACCCCACCAAATTAATTATTTCTGTTAAAGCACTTGGTATAACAGGTTATGAAGTTGAGGGCTGGTTAAGAGAAAAATACAATATCGAAGTCGAACTATCAGATTTGTACAATATTTTGTGTATTATTACCCCTGGTGATACTGAAAAGGAAACCGCTATATTAATTAATGCTTTAAAGGAAATGGCAAATGAATTAAAGCAGCATAGTGATGTAGACCATAAGCCCGCTGTACTGCTACCAAATATTCCACGCTTAGCATTAACTCCTAGAGATGCTTTTTATGCTGAGACTGAGGTGGTGCCTTTTGATCAATCGGCAGGAAGAATCATTGCTGAATTTATTATGGTGTACCCTCCTGGGATTCCAATCTTTATTCCTGGTGAAATCATTACCGAAGAAAATTTGACATACATTAAAAAGAATATAGAGGTAGGTTTACCAGTTCAAGGCCCGGAAGACAGTGAATTATCTACACTTAGGGTTATTAAAGAGCATAGAGCGATAGAATAA
- a CDS encoding GapA-binding peptide SR1P, with protein sequence MGTIVCQNCNNTIDHFDDEKVTTLYAKCEECNCEPRDKK encoded by the coding sequence ATGGGAACAATCGTATGTCAAAATTGTAATAACACAATTGACCATTTCGATGACGAAAAAGTAACGACGCTTTATGCAAAATGTGAAGAGTGTAACTGTGAACCAAGAGATAAAAAATAA
- a CDS encoding DUF3055 domain-containing protein — protein MNLFDKLYDDQENVKVRFVGFTTENVRYDFGIVYTNLFFGKPLVICMQTGRSTLLDPKDIEDLDYLRRIFRIDTLEEAADLADFFKTSLPHIPFETQYE, from the coding sequence ATGAATCTATTTGACAAACTATATGATGATCAAGAAAATGTAAAGGTACGTTTTGTAGGGTTTACAACTGAAAATGTACGATACGATTTTGGTATAGTTTATACGAATTTATTCTTTGGCAAACCATTAGTCATTTGTATGCAAACAGGACGATCAACCCTCCTCGATCCAAAAGATATTGAGGATCTAGATTATCTACGTCGAATCTTCCGCATTGATACCCTTGAAGAAGCTGCCGATCTTGCTGATTTCTTTAAAACATCCTTACCACATATTCCATTTGAAACACAATATGAATAG
- a CDS encoding DUF1885 family protein: MANAYIKLVPGSTKQEITLDDVKELFYYYKEITSKTGQQVSWEYGDAAFPYDIKENNEEGTNWFYLKSTDSRYNLIVLGVGKEEIEDEENKTEQYYIQITLPQASTHGDKGKANEFCKFLGKKLQGELHLFNGRIMYYYPRK, encoded by the coding sequence ATGGCAAACGCATACATAAAACTCGTTCCAGGCTCAACTAAACAAGAAATTACACTTGATGATGTAAAAGAGCTTTTTTACTATTATAAAGAGATTACCAGTAAAACCGGACAGCAAGTAAGCTGGGAATACGGAGACGCAGCCTTTCCATATGATATAAAGGAAAACAACGAGGAAGGTACAAACTGGTTTTATTTAAAATCTACAGATAGTCGTTATAACCTTATTGTATTAGGTGTAGGTAAAGAAGAAATTGAAGATGAAGAAAATAAAACTGAACAATATTATATTCAAATTACTCTCCCTCAAGCCTCAACACATGGGGATAAAGGAAAAGCAAACGAATTCTGTAAATTTTTAGGAAAAAAACTTCAAGGCGAGCTACACTTATTTAATGGTAGAATTATGTACTATTATCCTAGAAAGTAA
- a CDS encoding polysaccharide deacetylase family protein yields MKKTLGLVILAIFLTGCGTTNDNPKSMPQDQEHNSTEETKVPPKTEPEKVDEANKDVTEKEDSVEVEHKEGVTKPTHRLNPSNWAIEPISDANEKVVLLTIDDAPDKHALEMASTLKELGVSAIFFVNGHFIDSNEEKEILMKIHEMGFPIGNHTMTHANLKDSSEEEQYKEIVGLSDMIEEIIGERPQFFRAPFGVNTDYSRQLVEQEGMLLMNWTYGYDWEKDYRTKESLADIMVNTPLLRHGANLLMHDREWTNAALADIVTGLQSKGYEIVDPKVIETPKNTGN; encoded by the coding sequence ATGAAAAAAACACTCGGACTAGTCATCCTTGCAATTTTTTTAACCGGCTGTGGAACAACAAACGATAATCCAAAATCGATGCCACAAGATCAAGAACATAATTCCACTGAGGAAACTAAGGTGCCTCCTAAAACAGAACCAGAAAAAGTTGATGAAGCAAACAAAGATGTTACTGAAAAAGAAGATAGTGTTGAAGTAGAGCATAAGGAAGGGGTCACAAAACCAACACACCGTTTGAATCCTTCAAACTGGGCAATTGAGCCTATTAGTGATGCTAACGAAAAGGTTGTCCTTCTTACCATAGATGATGCTCCAGACAAACATGCTTTAGAGATGGCATCAACATTAAAGGAATTAGGGGTAAGTGCAATTTTCTTTGTAAACGGGCATTTTATTGATTCTAATGAAGAAAAAGAGATACTTATGAAAATTCATGAGATGGGATTTCCGATAGGTAATCATACAATGACTCATGCAAACCTGAAAGATAGTTCTGAAGAGGAGCAGTACAAGGAGATTGTGGGCCTTAGCGATATGATTGAAGAGATAATAGGAGAAAGGCCTCAATTTTTCAGGGCGCCGTTTGGTGTAAATACTGACTACAGTAGGCAATTGGTTGAACAAGAGGGGATGCTTTTAATGAACTGGACTTACGGGTATGATTGGGAAAAAGACTATCGTACCAAAGAGTCTTTAGCAGATATAATGGTCAATACTCCACTGTTGAGACATGGAGCTAATCTTTTAATGCATGATAGAGAATGGACAAATGCCGCATTGGCTGATATTGTAACAGGTCTTCAGTCAAAAGGATATGAAATTGTCGATCCTAAGGTAATTGAAACGCCAAAAAACACGGGTAATTAA
- a CDS encoding small peptidoglycan-associated lipoprotein, giving the protein MRSLVIFMLSFLLLSSCHLAQNTPSSPVFNNTEKQLLFFSDEDNLHNESSYYDALLEIKKTYPEIVTSMKVIPSSEKVRYSSFDVDTFPTLLVIHDNQIIAQIEGDLSKEEIIQPLIDVLK; this is encoded by the coding sequence ATGAGAAGCTTAGTTATTTTTATGCTATCATTTCTTTTGCTCTCATCCTGTCATCTCGCTCAAAACACTCCATCAAGCCCTGTCTTCAACAATACAGAGAAACAATTACTATTTTTTTCTGATGAAGACAACTTGCATAATGAATCCAGCTATTATGATGCCTTATTAGAAATTAAAAAAACCTATCCTGAAATCGTTACGTCAATGAAGGTAATTCCATCTAGCGAGAAGGTCCGTTATTCAAGTTTTGATGTAGACACCTTTCCAACCTTACTTGTAATTCATGACAATCAAATCATTGCACAAATTGAGGGAGATTTATCAAAGGAAGAAATAATACAACCCTTAATTGATGTTTTAAAATAA
- the lpdA gene encoding dihydrolipoyl dehydrogenase has translation MVVGDFPIETDTLVIGAGPGGYVAAIRASQLGQKVTIVEKGTLGGVCLNVGCIPSKALISAAHRYEHALHSEDMGIKADNVTVDFSKVQEWKSSVVNKLTGGVEGLLKGNKVEIVRGEAYFVDSNSVRVMDENSAQTYTFKNAIIASGSRPIEIPAFKYGGRVLDSTGALSLKEIPKKLVVIGGGYIGTELGTAYANFGTQVTILEGADEILSGFEKQMSSLVKRKLKKKGAEIHTNALAKSVEQTENSATVTFEVKGESKTVEADYVLVTVGRRPNTDELGLEQVGIEVTERGLIKIDKQCRTNVSNIYAIGDIVEGPPLAHKASYEAKIAAEAIAGHASEIDYLGIPAVVFTDPELASVGYTEKEAKEEGIDVTASKFPFGANGRALALNSADGFLKLITRKEDGLVIGAQIAGPSASDMIAELGLAIEAGMTAEDLAMTIHAHPTLGEITMEAAEVAIGSPIHIVK, from the coding sequence ATGGTAGTAGGAGATTTTCCAATTGAAACCGATACACTCGTTATCGGTGCTGGGCCTGGTGGATATGTTGCTGCGATTCGTGCTTCCCAGCTAGGGCAAAAGGTTACAATCGTTGAAAAAGGCACACTAGGCGGAGTTTGTCTTAATGTTGGATGTATTCCATCTAAAGCATTAATTTCAGCTGCTCATCGTTATGAGCATGCGTTACATTCAGAGGATATGGGTATAAAAGCTGATAATGTGACTGTTGATTTTTCGAAGGTGCAAGAATGGAAGTCAAGCGTTGTCAACAAACTTACTGGTGGAGTCGAAGGATTACTAAAAGGTAATAAAGTTGAAATTGTACGTGGCGAAGCCTACTTTGTTGACAGCAATTCTGTGCGTGTAATGGATGAAAATTCTGCACAAACATACACATTTAAAAATGCAATTATTGCTTCAGGTTCTCGTCCTATCGAAATACCTGCATTTAAATATGGTGGAAGAGTATTGGATTCAACCGGTGCTTTAAGTCTTAAGGAAATTCCGAAAAAGCTTGTGGTCATCGGTGGTGGCTACATCGGTACAGAACTAGGAACAGCTTACGCTAACTTTGGAACACAGGTTACAATCTTAGAGGGTGCTGATGAAATTCTATCAGGATTTGAAAAGCAAATGAGCTCACTAGTTAAAAGGAAGCTTAAGAAAAAAGGTGCAGAAATCCATACTAATGCATTGGCAAAAAGTGTAGAGCAAACTGAAAATAGTGCTACAGTAACCTTTGAAGTAAAAGGTGAAAGTAAAACAGTTGAAGCTGATTACGTACTTGTAACGGTAGGTCGTCGTCCAAATACAGATGAGTTAGGCTTAGAGCAAGTAGGTATTGAAGTGACAGAACGTGGTTTAATTAAAATTGATAAACAATGTCGTACAAACGTTAGTAATATCTATGCGATTGGTGACATCGTAGAAGGACCACCATTAGCTCATAAAGCTTCATATGAAGCTAAAATTGCTGCGGAAGCAATTGCTGGTCATGCTTCAGAGATCGATTACCTTGGAATCCCTGCAGTCGTATTTACAGACCCTGAGCTTGCATCTGTTGGATATACCGAAAAAGAGGCAAAAGAAGAAGGTATCGATGTTACTGCATCAAAATTCCCATTCGGTGCGAACGGGCGTGCATTAGCTCTTAACAGTGCTGACGGCTTCTTGAAACTAATTACTCGGAAAGAGGATGGATTAGTAATTGGTGCGCAAATTGCTGGACCAAGTGCTTCAGATATGATTGCCGAACTAGGACTAGCGATTGAAGCAGGTATGACTGCTGAGGACTTAGCAATGACCATTCATGCTCACCCGACTTTAGGTGAAATTACCATGGAAGCTGCAGAGGTAGCGATTGGTAGTCCGATTCATATTGTAAAATAA